The following proteins come from a genomic window of Vicinamibacterales bacterium:
- a CDS encoding DUF4159 domain-containing protein, whose protein sequence is MTRIGCALVVALLLAGTLAEAQRGFRGGRGRFGSESGAPPKFATEADFDGKFHLCRLMYTQVRQQNLGMGWGTDYPYAEINLSIRLSELTKTTVAFDGARNPNHLVVRPTDEALFQCPIVIASDPGSAGFSGADADRLREYLDKGGFLWVDDFWGAYAWESFASEIAKVLPPGEFPIKDLTPDHAIFRTVFPITQIPQVPSINFWRGSGGETSEMGEDSARAHMAAITDKQGRIMVLMTHNTDIADSWEREGEDPRFFFNFSPNGYAVGLNSLVYAMTH, encoded by the coding sequence ATGACCCGCATCGGCTGCGCTCTCGTCGTTGCATTGCTGCTGGCAGGCACGCTGGCAGAGGCGCAGCGCGGGTTCCGCGGCGGTCGCGGCCGGTTTGGCAGTGAATCAGGCGCGCCGCCGAAGTTCGCCACCGAGGCCGACTTCGACGGCAAGTTCCACCTGTGCCGGCTGATGTACACGCAAGTCCGCCAGCAGAACCTCGGCATGGGGTGGGGCACCGACTATCCCTACGCCGAGATCAACCTGTCGATCCGGCTCTCCGAGCTCACCAAGACGACCGTGGCGTTCGACGGCGCACGCAACCCCAATCACCTCGTCGTCCGGCCGACCGACGAGGCGCTGTTCCAGTGCCCCATCGTGATCGCCTCTGATCCGGGGAGCGCGGGATTTTCGGGGGCCGACGCCGACCGCCTGCGCGAGTATCTCGACAAGGGCGGCTTTCTCTGGGTCGACGACTTCTGGGGCGCGTATGCGTGGGAATCATTTGCCAGCGAGATTGCCAAGGTGCTGCCGCCGGGCGAGTTTCCGATCAAGGACCTGACGCCGGACCATGCGATTTTCCGCACGGTGTTCCCGATCACGCAGATCCCCCAGGTGCCGTCGATCAACTTCTGGCGCGGCAGCGGCGGCGAGACCTCGGAGATGGGCGAAGACAGCGCCCGGGCGCACATGGCCGCCATCACCGACAAACAGGGCCGCATCATGGTGTTGATGACGCACAACACCGACATCGCCGATTCGTGGGAACGCGAAGGCGAGGACCCGCGGTTCTTCTTCAACTTCTCGCCGAACGGCTACGCCGTCGGCCTCAACTCGCTCGTCTACGCGATGACGCACTGA
- a CDS encoding DUF4175 family protein, giving the protein MGELNPRAQLLEVVRQVRRRWRIKLALRGAVGFLIAGILAIVAMAYALEALKFTPAAILSFRIVTGFVLVAAGAWFFARPLSRKVSDEQVALYLEEHEPSLDSTILSAMEAAERPGDWSPELIRRLVENAIDRVREIHEGQRIERDSMARYAWVAGGVALAALALFTFGPAYLRHTLSAIFVISRDLEAAAPYRIEVTPGNAKVPKGADQMINATISGFDAADAAILIRKASTSAFEKVPMVKGENGAYEGMLFDLAEPLDYVVEAAGVRSPLYKLNVVELPYVKKLDLEYTYPAYTGLEPRTIEDGGDVAVLKGTDVRVTVTPTMASKGGRLVLGPPSLARSAGSFGEVSPKRPSAAEADDNESVPLAANADGTLSAQFKAQHDGFYHVELDSASGERLPASPQYTVDLLSDLAPTVKLSKPGRDTDATPVQEFFVEAKADDDYAVKNLQLVYSVNGGPEKTIRLFDGARPVPEVTAGHTFYMEELGVKAGDSVSYYARATDNDAVAGAKQATSDIFFLRIRPFDKNFKPATSMSGGGGGGGGGGGQEVGALSQQQRQIISGTFNIQRDRKTIKSDKFRADMVVLTLAQSKLRDQVKGLVERMNSRLVVSDPSFKKIAELLPKAAEQMTLAEKQLQAQKPDGALPPENLALQFLQQAEEEFELQVQTGRQAGGGGGGGGAGSIAEDLADLFKLELDKMANQYETNSQASSQQQDQQIDELAEKLKELARRQEQEIERQRRLASGQSAGNSGGDLQRALAEQAEEAARQLEKLSRDQQRQDLADTARQLRSAAEAMKRAAAKGDPSAGGQAAAAAERLREAQRQLTGNQQARGERDVRDAQRQAEEIAEEQKDIAADARGLPQAGPDRLQQSQLLGQRKDALENKVAGLEKQLDRMVGEQTKDAKDTARKLSEAVSGIRDNKVKEKIRYSKSLLSSGAPEQYARNFEEEIGANIEALRNKLGEAANTVGQQGRARSTEALDKARELARGLDSMGQRMAERSREGAKGANSANGAKGAEGQQGQPGKEGQQGQDGKQGQQGQQGQSGQQGKPGQQGQSGQQGQSGQQGQSGQSGQQGQSGQSGQGGQQGQPGQQGGGGREDLGGRASLGGFGDGGWAGSDRRPGSFSPDDIRQFRGEARRWAQEGQALRNMLREQNLDPKELDEIMKRLRELDSERVYQDVAELERLQTFVAEGLKRFEYGLRRKVGDETDRALVNGSDEVPAEFKALVEEYYRSLSRTKPRQ; this is encoded by the coding sequence ATGGGTGAACTCAATCCGCGCGCGCAACTACTCGAGGTGGTCCGCCAGGTACGCCGGCGCTGGCGCATCAAGCTGGCGTTGCGCGGCGCGGTCGGCTTCCTGATTGCCGGCATCCTCGCCATCGTCGCGATGGCCTACGCGCTCGAGGCGCTCAAGTTCACGCCGGCGGCGATCCTCTCGTTCCGCATCGTCACCGGGTTCGTCCTGGTGGCCGCCGGCGCGTGGTTCTTCGCGCGGCCGCTGTCGCGCAAGGTCTCCGACGAACAGGTCGCGCTCTACCTCGAAGAACACGAGCCGTCGCTCGACTCCACCATCCTGAGCGCCATGGAAGCGGCGGAACGCCCGGGCGACTGGTCGCCCGAGTTGATCCGCCGGCTGGTCGAAAACGCCATCGACCGCGTGCGCGAGATCCACGAAGGCCAGCGCATCGAGCGCGACTCGATGGCACGCTACGCGTGGGTCGCCGGCGGCGTCGCCCTGGCGGCCCTCGCCCTGTTCACGTTCGGCCCCGCCTACCTGCGCCACACGCTGTCGGCGATCTTCGTGATCTCGCGCGACCTCGAAGCCGCGGCGCCGTATCGCATCGAGGTGACGCCCGGCAACGCCAAGGTCCCGAAGGGCGCGGACCAGATGATCAACGCCACCATCTCGGGCTTCGACGCCGCGGACGCCGCCATCCTGATCCGCAAGGCCTCGACGTCCGCGTTCGAGAAGGTGCCGATGGTGAAGGGCGAGAACGGCGCCTATGAAGGCATGCTGTTCGACCTCGCCGAACCGCTGGACTACGTCGTCGAAGCGGCCGGCGTGCGGTCGCCGCTGTACAAGCTGAACGTCGTCGAGCTGCCCTACGTGAAGAAGCTCGACCTCGAATACACCTATCCCGCTTACACCGGCCTCGAGCCGCGAACGATCGAAGACGGCGGCGACGTTGCGGTGCTCAAGGGCACCGACGTGCGCGTCACGGTCACGCCGACCATGGCGTCGAAGGGCGGACGCCTGGTGCTGGGCCCGCCTTCGCTCGCCCGGTCGGCGGGGAGCTTCGGCGAGGTCTCGCCGAAGCGGCCTTCGGCCGCGGAGGCGGACGACAACGAGAGCGTGCCGCTCGCGGCCAACGCCGACGGCACCCTGTCAGCGCAGTTCAAGGCGCAGCACGACGGCTTCTATCACGTCGAGCTCGACTCGGCGAGTGGCGAACGCCTGCCGGCCTCGCCGCAGTACACGGTTGACCTGCTGTCGGACCTCGCGCCCACGGTGAAGCTGTCGAAGCCCGGGCGCGACACCGACGCCACGCCCGTGCAGGAGTTCTTCGTCGAGGCGAAGGCCGACGATGACTACGCGGTGAAGAACCTGCAGTTGGTGTACTCGGTGAACGGCGGGCCCGAGAAGACCATCCGCCTGTTCGACGGCGCGCGGCCGGTGCCGGAAGTGACGGCCGGCCACACCTTCTACATGGAGGAGCTCGGCGTAAAGGCCGGGGATTCCGTGTCGTATTACGCCCGCGCCACCGACAACGACGCGGTCGCCGGCGCCAAGCAGGCGACCAGCGACATCTTCTTCCTGCGCATCCGGCCGTTCGATAAGAACTTCAAGCCGGCGACCTCGATGTCGGGTGGCGGCGGCGGTGGCGGTGGTGGCGGCGGCCAGGAAGTGGGCGCGCTGTCGCAGCAGCAGCGGCAGATCATTTCGGGCACCTTCAACATCCAGCGCGATCGCAAGACGATCAAGTCCGACAAGTTCCGCGCCGACATGGTGGTGCTGACGCTCGCGCAGAGCAAGCTGCGCGACCAGGTCAAGGGCCTGGTCGAGCGCATGAACAGCCGGCTCGTGGTGTCGGATCCGTCGTTCAAGAAGATCGCCGAGCTGCTGCCGAAGGCGGCCGAGCAGATGACCCTGGCGGAGAAGCAGCTGCAGGCACAGAAGCCTGACGGCGCGCTGCCGCCCGAGAACCTCGCGCTGCAGTTCCTCCAGCAGGCGGAAGAGGAATTCGAGCTGCAGGTGCAGACCGGACGCCAGGCCGGCGGCGGTGGTGGCGGCGGCGGTGCCGGCTCGATTGCCGAAGACCTGGCCGATTTGTTCAAGCTCGAACTGGACAAGATGGCCAATCAGTACGAGACCAACTCGCAGGCCTCGTCCCAGCAGCAGGACCAGCAGATCGACGAGCTGGCCGAGAAGTTGAAGGAGCTGGCGCGCCGGCAGGAGCAGGAGATCGAGCGCCAGCGCCGGCTCGCGTCGGGCCAGTCGGCCGGCAACTCCGGCGGTGACCTCCAGCGCGCGCTCGCCGAGCAGGCCGAAGAAGCGGCGCGGCAGCTCGAGAAGCTCTCGCGCGATCAGCAACGGCAGGATCTCGCCGACACCGCCCGCCAGTTGCGAAGCGCCGCCGAGGCGATGAAGCGGGCGGCCGCCAAGGGCGACCCGTCCGCGGGCGGGCAGGCCGCGGCCGCCGCCGAACGTCTGCGCGAGGCGCAGCGGCAACTGACCGGCAACCAGCAGGCGCGCGGCGAACGTGACGTGCGGGATGCGCAACGCCAGGCGGAAGAGATTGCCGAGGAACAGAAAGACATCGCCGCCGATGCGCGCGGCCTGCCGCAGGCCGGTCCCGATCGCCTGCAGCAGTCGCAGTTGCTGGGCCAGCGCAAGGACGCGCTCGAAAACAAGGTAGCCGGGCTCGAGAAGCAGCTCGATCGCATGGTGGGCGAGCAGACCAAGGACGCGAAAGACACCGCCCGCAAGTTGTCGGAAGCGGTCAGTGGCATTCGCGACAACAAGGTGAAGGAAAAGATCCGCTACTCGAAGAGCCTGCTCAGCTCGGGCGCGCCCGAACAGTACGCGCGCAACTTCGAGGAAGAGATCGGCGCCAACATCGAGGCGCTGCGCAACAAGTTGGGCGAAGCGGCCAACACGGTGGGCCAGCAGGGCCGCGCTCGCAGCACCGAAGCGCTCGACAAGGCGCGCGAGCTCGCCCGCGGCCTGGATTCGATGGGCCAGCGAATGGCGGAACGCTCACGCGAGGGTGCCAAAGGTGCCAATAGTGCCAACGGTGCCAAGGGTGCTGAAGGGCAGCAGGGCCAGCCCGGCAAAGAGGGCCAGCAAGGCCAGGACGGCAAGCAGGGCCAGCAGGGACAGCAAGGTCAGTCCGGTCAGCAGGGCAAGCCAGGGCAGCAAGGCCAGAGTGGCCAGCAGGGGCAGAGCGGCCAACAGGGACAGAGCGGGCAGTCCGGACAGCAGGGCCAGAGTGGCCAGTCAGGCCAGGGCGGACAACAGGGCCAGCCTGGTCAGCAGGGTGGCGGCGGCCGCGAAGACCTGGGTGGCCGCGCGAGCCTCGGCGGCTTCGGCGACGGCGGGTGGGCGGGCAGCGATCGGCGTCCGGGCAGCTTCTCGCCCGATGACATCCGCCAGTTTCGCGGCGAGGCCCGCCGCTGGGCGCAGGAAGGCCAGGCACTGCGCAACATGCTGCGCGAGCAGAACCTGGACCCGAAGGAACTCGACGAGATCATGAAGCGGCTCCGTGAGCTCGACTCCGAGCGTGTCTACCAGGACGTCGCCGAGCTCGAGCGGCTGCAGACCTTCGTCGCCGAAGGGCTCAAGCGGTTCGAGTACGGGTTGCGCCGCAAGGTCGGCGACGAAACGGACCGCGCCCTGGTCAACGGATCCGACGAAGTGCCGGCTGAATTCAAGGCGCTGGTCGAGGAGTACTACCGCTCGCTGTCGAGGACCAAGCCGCGTCAATGA
- a CDS encoding DUF4159 domain-containing protein, which yields MSSASRNAVATTCAALVTAVIAASGALGAVSSEARRSSKSEVGAKEPQDFRGAGRGRRPVPVVESAKAGYDGRFAFMRLQYGAADLRMMRREPPWAHDFPRADFHFMKILSELTFTRTFVDQGNIRTLDDPDLALFPIAYMSEPGFWTMNEAEAAGLRAYLQKGGFIIFDDFRENHRDNLVFQMRHVLPDARWVPLDATHPIFHSFFEINSLDLDGYYGPAEWTGLFEDNDPAKRLMAVANYNHDLGEMWEFSDTGYMPVDLSNEAYKFGVNYVIYAMTH from the coding sequence GTGTCGTCGGCCTCGCGTAACGCCGTCGCGACCACCTGTGCGGCGTTGGTCACCGCCGTCATCGCCGCGAGCGGTGCACTGGGCGCCGTCAGCAGCGAAGCCCGACGAAGCTCGAAGAGCGAAGTCGGGGCGAAGGAGCCGCAAGACTTTCGCGGCGCCGGCCGCGGCCGCCGGCCCGTGCCGGTGGTCGAAAGCGCCAAGGCCGGCTACGACGGGCGGTTTGCGTTCATGCGCCTTCAATACGGCGCCGCCGACCTCCGCATGATGCGGCGCGAGCCGCCCTGGGCGCACGACTTCCCGCGCGCCGATTTCCACTTCATGAAGATCCTGTCGGAGCTGACCTTCACGCGGACCTTCGTCGACCAGGGCAACATCCGCACGCTCGACGATCCAGACCTGGCGCTGTTTCCAATCGCCTACATGTCGGAGCCGGGCTTCTGGACGATGAACGAGGCGGAGGCGGCCGGACTGCGGGCCTACCTGCAGAAGGGCGGCTTCATCATCTTCGACGACTTCCGCGAGAACCACCGCGACAACCTGGTGTTCCAGATGCGCCACGTGCTGCCCGACGCGCGCTGGGTGCCGCTCGACGCCACCCATCCCATCTTCCATTCGTTCTTCGAGATCAACTCGCTCGACCTCGACGGCTATTACGGCCCCGCCGAATGGACGGGGCTCTTCGAAGACAATGATCCGGCCAAGCGGCTGATGGCCGTGGCCAACTACAACCACGACCTCGGCGAGATGTGGGAGTTTTCGGACACCGGCTACATGCCGGTGGACTTATCGAACGAAGCGTATAAGTTTGGCGTGAACTACGTCATCTACGCGATGACGCATTGA
- a CDS encoding BatA domain-containing protein yields the protein MSFLTPLFLLGLAALAIPVLVHLTQRERKSVIAFPSLMFLKKIPYESVQKRRIRDWLLLALRLAALALIVAAFARPFLRGSGVSAAPGGARDIVVLLDRSYSMGYGDSWARAQRAAAQAIESATAADRVSLVLFADNAEVALRSTPDRSRAVSEINAAAPGPGSTKYGPALKLAGSLLAESLLPRKEVIVVSDFQRGGWQPDDTLRMPGGTVITTAVVEGASGPSLALTPATLLRTREAGQPERVTVTAGVLNRTATAAANLPVQLEMDGRIVQTLPVNVGANASATVTFAPVSIATTTTRATVRLGTDTPKGVAVQTGVAPATSSIDALARDNVFNFVITPSAPVPVMVVTPGGRADANLYLSRALAIGEAPHFDTSFQSAEALAGDATTRARLLILNDVSVAEAAAAKLVTFVEGGGGLLLALGPRATWPSAREAWLPAVMAGVVDRSRGAAAKLSGMDYGHAVFEPFRAPRSGDFSTARFYSYRGLKAATGATVLARFDTGEPALVERTRGRGRVVMFASTLDLSWNDLALKPVFLPFVHQLGRHLSGFKEQPAWLTIGEVLDVDAAEIAAGATTSAAGRTEAGRTVLAPSGQRHDLGVKSVSSPSSVSAALELSEQGFYEVRGAGREAGPVIVAAANVSLAESNLDRMDPKELIAGVNGNGAPGSAGAQDVLPDEAQELAQRVWWYLLFAGILLLIAETVLAQRLSRATR from the coding sequence GTGTCGTTCCTGACGCCTCTCTTCCTGCTCGGCCTCGCGGCACTCGCGATCCCGGTGCTCGTGCACCTGACCCAGCGCGAGCGCAAGTCGGTGATCGCGTTCCCGTCGCTGATGTTCCTGAAGAAGATTCCCTACGAGTCGGTGCAGAAGCGGCGCATCCGCGACTGGCTGTTGCTGGCCCTGCGGCTGGCGGCGTTGGCACTGATCGTCGCGGCGTTCGCCCGCCCGTTCCTGCGCGGGTCCGGCGTCTCGGCGGCACCCGGCGGCGCCCGCGACATCGTCGTGCTGCTCGACCGTTCCTACAGCATGGGCTACGGCGACTCGTGGGCGCGCGCGCAGCGGGCGGCGGCGCAGGCGATCGAGAGCGCGACGGCCGCGGACCGCGTGTCCCTCGTGCTGTTTGCCGACAACGCCGAAGTGGCGTTGCGATCGACGCCAGATCGATCGCGCGCGGTGTCGGAGATCAACGCCGCGGCGCCCGGTCCCGGTTCGACCAAGTACGGGCCGGCGCTGAAGCTGGCGGGGAGCCTGCTCGCCGAATCGCTGCTGCCGCGCAAGGAAGTGATCGTGGTGTCCGACTTCCAGCGTGGCGGGTGGCAACCGGACGACACCTTGCGCATGCCGGGCGGGACGGTGATCACCACGGCGGTGGTGGAGGGTGCCTCGGGACCCAGCCTGGCGCTGACGCCGGCCACGCTGCTGCGCACGCGTGAGGCCGGGCAACCCGAGCGGGTGACGGTGACCGCCGGCGTGCTCAATCGCACCGCAACGGCCGCCGCCAACCTGCCGGTGCAGCTCGAAATGGACGGCCGCATCGTGCAGACCCTGCCGGTGAACGTCGGCGCCAATGCCTCGGCGACGGTGACCTTCGCGCCGGTCTCGATCGCCACCACCACCACGCGCGCCACCGTGCGCCTCGGCACCGACACGCCGAAGGGCGTGGCGGTCCAGACCGGCGTGGCCCCGGCGACCTCGTCGATCGACGCGCTGGCGCGCGACAACGTGTTCAACTTCGTGATCACGCCGAGCGCGCCGGTGCCGGTGATGGTGGTGACGCCAGGCGGCCGCGCCGACGCCAACCTCTATCTGTCGCGCGCCCTCGCCATCGGCGAAGCGCCGCACTTCGACACCTCGTTCCAATCGGCCGAGGCGCTGGCGGGTGACGCGACGACCCGCGCGCGCCTGTTGATCCTCAATGACGTGTCGGTAGCCGAGGCGGCCGCGGCGAAGCTGGTCACGTTTGTCGAGGGCGGCGGCGGACTGTTGCTGGCCCTCGGCCCGCGCGCGACCTGGCCCTCGGCTCGCGAAGCGTGGTTGCCGGCCGTGATGGCCGGTGTGGTGGACCGCTCACGTGGCGCGGCGGCCAAGTTGAGCGGCATGGATTACGGCCACGCGGTGTTCGAACCGTTCCGCGCGCCGCGCAGCGGCGACTTCTCGACGGCGCGGTTCTACTCGTATCGCGGCCTCAAGGCGGCGACAGGCGCCACCGTGCTGGCGCGGTTCGACACCGGCGAGCCGGCGCTGGTGGAGCGGACCAGGGGCCGCGGCCGTGTCGTGATGTTCGCGTCGACACTGGATCTCAGTTGGAACGACCTGGCCCTCAAGCCGGTGTTCCTGCCGTTCGTGCACCAGCTCGGCCGCCACCTGTCGGGATTCAAGGAGCAGCCGGCCTGGCTGACCATCGGCGAGGTGCTCGATGTTGATGCCGCCGAGATCGCGGCCGGCGCCACGACGAGCGCGGCAGGGCGGACCGAAGCCGGCCGCACCGTGTTGGCGCCGTCAGGGCAACGCCACGATCTGGGTGTGAAATCCGTGTCATCTCCGTCATCTGTGTCTGCGGCTCTGGAACTCAGCGAACAGGGCTTCTACGAGGTCCGCGGCGCGGGGCGAGAAGCGGGACCAGTGATCGTGGCCGCGGCGAATGTGAGCCTGGCCGAGTCGAATCTCGATCGCATGGATCCGAAGGAGCTGATTGCCGGGGTGAACGGCAACGGCGCGCCCGGCTCTGCCGGCGCCCAGGACGTCTTACCGGATGAGGCCCAGGAACTGGCACAACGGGTCTGGTGGTACCTGTTGTTCGCGGGTATCCTGCTGCTGATCGCCGAAACCGTGCTGGCCCAGCGCTTGTCGCGCGCCACTCGGTGA
- a CDS encoding DUF58 domain-containing protein, whose product MAVHQPIPGARFVDPAVLARVGNLELVAKTVVDGLINGTHRSPFFGASVDFAEHRGYVAGDDIRRVDWRVYARTDKYYIKEFEADSNANFSVLLDVSKSMSFGEKISKLDYAKTLAACLTYLANQQRDRVGLVTFDEHIVDHVPPSAKHMDVVLHTLDRARAEKPGHLVAPLKRLAEHFGRRGIIVVISDFYAEPEEIFDAVGLLRFRGNDVVLFHVLDPQEVDFSFVEPSSFEDLESGDQIPIVPAALADQYRSLVAAHIEALTTRASQQQIDYMLLNTSQPLDYALFRFLSMRERMARTR is encoded by the coding sequence ATGGCAGTACACCAACCCATCCCCGGCGCGCGCTTCGTGGACCCCGCGGTCCTCGCGCGCGTCGGCAACCTGGAGCTCGTGGCGAAGACGGTGGTGGATGGCCTGATCAACGGCACCCACCGCTCGCCCTTCTTCGGCGCCTCGGTGGACTTCGCCGAGCACCGGGGCTACGTCGCCGGCGACGACATCCGCCGCGTCGACTGGCGCGTCTACGCGCGCACCGACAAGTACTACATCAAGGAATTCGAGGCCGACTCCAATGCCAACTTCTCGGTGCTGCTCGACGTCTCGAAGTCGATGAGCTTCGGCGAGAAGATTTCGAAACTCGATTACGCCAAGACCTTGGCGGCGTGCCTGACCTATCTCGCCAACCAGCAGCGCGACCGCGTCGGCCTGGTCACGTTTGACGAGCACATCGTCGACCACGTGCCGCCGTCAGCCAAGCACATGGACGTCGTCCTGCACACGCTCGACCGGGCCAGGGCCGAGAAGCCGGGCCACCTGGTGGCGCCGCTCAAGCGGCTGGCGGAACACTTCGGCCGCCGCGGCATCATCGTGGTGATCTCCGACTTCTACGCCGAGCCGGAAGAGATCTTCGATGCGGTCGGGCTGCTGCGGTTCCGCGGCAACGATGTGGTCCTCTTTCATGTGCTCGATCCGCAGGAGGTCGACTTCTCGTTCGTCGAGCCGTCAAGTTTCGAGGATCTCGAGAGCGGCGACCAGATTCCCATCGTTCCCGCGGCGCTGGCGGATCAGTACCGGTCGCTGGTGGCCGCGCACATCGAGGCGCTGACCACCCGGGCGTCGCAGCAGCAGATTGACTACATGCTGCTGAACACCAGCCAGCCACTCGACTACGCGTTGTTCCGCTTCCTGTCGATGCGCGAACGCATGGCCCGGACCAGGTAA
- a CDS encoding DUF4159 domain-containing protein: MVRVARAFAVALVLVATVASAQEQWGGYRGFRRFPPRYPTPTSFDGGFNFCRLIYTSDRREEGGSGWSTDYWDADINFSTRLGELTKTTISRQQGGTPNHLSVRISDPLIFQCPFLSATDVGTAFFTDQEAETLRNYLLKGGFLWVDDFWGPYAWDNWVGQISKVLSPAQFPIRDIAMDHPIRRTLFEFTDLPQIPSISFWRRNGGQTSERYELSEEPHLRGIADEHGRLMVVMTHNTDISDAWEREAEDPRFFFSFSPQGYAVGLDVVLYGMTH, from the coding sequence ATGGTCCGCGTCGCCCGCGCCTTCGCCGTCGCCCTCGTGCTCGTCGCCACCGTGGCCTCGGCACAGGAGCAGTGGGGCGGCTATCGCGGCTTCCGCCGCTTCCCGCCGCGCTACCCGACGCCCACCAGCTTCGACGGCGGCTTCAACTTCTGCCGCTTGATCTACACGAGCGATCGCCGGGAAGAGGGCGGCTCGGGCTGGTCCACCGACTACTGGGATGCCGACATCAACTTCTCGACGCGCCTCGGCGAGTTGACCAAGACCACCATCAGCCGGCAGCAAGGCGGCACGCCGAACCACTTGTCGGTGCGGATTTCAGATCCGCTGATCTTTCAGTGTCCATTCCTGAGCGCCACTGACGTCGGCACCGCGTTCTTTACCGATCAGGAAGCGGAGACGCTGCGCAACTACCTGCTCAAGGGCGGCTTTCTGTGGGTGGACGACTTCTGGGGCCCGTACGCGTGGGACAACTGGGTCGGCCAGATCAGCAAGGTGCTGTCACCGGCGCAGTTCCCGATTCGCGACATCGCGATGGACCATCCCATCCGCCGCACGCTGTTCGAGTTCACCGACCTGCCGCAGATCCCGTCGATCAGTTTCTGGCGCCGGAACGGCGGCCAGACCTCGGAGCGCTACGAGCTCAGCGAGGAGCCGCACCTGCGCGGCATCGCCGACGAGCACGGCCGGCTGATGGTGGTGATGACGCACAACACCGACATCTCGGACGCGTGGGAGAGGGAAGCGGAGGACCCGCGGTTTTTCTTCAGCTTCTCGCCGCAAGGCTACGCCGTCGGCCTTGACGTCGTTCTCTACGGCATGACCCACTGA
- a CDS encoding MoxR family ATPase produces MDTADMNSPDDLALAERMKDGRDKIIHELKKLIVGQDDIINQVLLTLFVGGNSLIVGVPGLAKTLLIHTMARVLDLKFSRIQFTPDLMPSDITGTDIIQEDAATGRRQMVFSPGPIFANIVLADEINRTPPKTQSALLEAMQEHRVTIQGRTYKLEEPFYVFATQNPIELEGTYPLPEAQLDRFMFHIVIEHPPEDEEFLVVKTTTTNQDPQFERPVTGPDLVAFQRLVRRVPVADPVMRYALSLVRASRPKSPTCPESVKKWVAFGASVRAAQYLVLGGKARALTSGRYHVSFEDIRAIAHSVLRHRVLTNFHAQSEGVTSDTLVDRLLESVPVPKSGM; encoded by the coding sequence GTGGACACCGCAGACATGAACTCGCCGGACGATCTGGCCCTGGCCGAACGGATGAAGGACGGCCGCGACAAGATCATTCACGAGTTGAAGAAGCTAATCGTCGGCCAGGACGACATCATCAACCAGGTGCTGTTGACGCTGTTTGTCGGCGGCAACAGCCTGATTGTCGGCGTGCCCGGCCTCGCCAAGACGCTGCTCATTCACACCATGGCGCGCGTGCTGGACCTCAAGTTCTCGCGCATCCAGTTCACGCCCGACCTGATGCCGTCCGACATCACCGGCACCGACATCATCCAGGAAGATGCCGCCACCGGCCGGCGGCAAATGGTGTTCTCGCCCGGGCCGATCTTCGCCAATATCGTGCTGGCGGACGAAATCAACCGCACGCCGCCGAAGACGCAGTCGGCGCTGCTCGAGGCCATGCAGGAGCACCGCGTCACCATCCAGGGCCGCACTTACAAGCTCGAAGAGCCGTTCTACGTGTTCGCGACGCAGAACCCGATCGAGCTCGAAGGCACCTATCCACTGCCCGAAGCACAGCTCGATCGCTTCATGTTCCACATCGTCATCGAGCACCCGCCGGAAGACGAGGAGTTCCTGGTCGTGAAGACGACCACCACGAACCAGGATCCGCAGTTCGAGCGGCCGGTCACCGGGCCCGACCTGGTCGCGTTCCAGCGGCTGGTGCGCCGGGTGCCGGTGGCGGATCCGGTGATGCGCTACGCGCTGTCGCTGGTCCGTGCCAGCCGGCCGAAGTCGCCGACCTGTCCCGAGTCGGTGAAGAAATGGGTGGCGTTCGGCGCCAGCGTGCGCGCGGCGCAGTACCTGGTGCTCGGCGGCAAGGCGCGCGCGCTCACCAGCGGCCGCTACCACGTCAGCTTCGAGGACATCCGCGCGATTGCGCACTCCGTGCTGCGCCACCGCGTGCTGACGAATTTCCACGCCCAGTCGGAGGGCGTCACCAGCGACACGCTGGTGGATCGGCTGCTCGAGTCGGTGCCGGTGCCGAAGTCGGGGATGTAA